The Babylonia areolata isolate BAREFJ2019XMU unplaced genomic scaffold, ASM4173473v1 superscaf1, whole genome shotgun sequence sequence tggtggttgttgttgttgttgtgtgtgcgtgctgttgttgctgttgtgtgtgtgtactgttgttcttgttgttgcttttgttgttgttgggtgcgtgcatttattgtttttgttgttgttgttcctgttttgcttgttgttggtgttgttgattttgttgtgtgtgcgtgctgttgttgttttggttcttgttgttgttcttgttgtgtgtgcgtgctgttgttttggttgtggttgctgttgttctcgttgtgtgtgcgcgctgtttttgtttttgttgttgatgttgtgtctgtgtactgttgttgttttgtgtgagtgctgttgtggtggttgtggtttcgtgttgttgttgttgttgtgtgtgcgtgctgttgttgttgtgtgtgcctactgttgttgctgggtttttttgtgtgcatggtgttgtttttgttctcgttgttgtgtgtgcgtgctgttgtttttgtttttgttattgatgttgtgtgtgtgtactgttgttgctgttatctttgtgtgtgcatggtgttgttcttgttctcgttgttgtgtgtgcgtgctgttgttgtttttgttgttgtgtgtgcgtgctgtttttgttttgtgtacgtgctgttgtggtggttgtggttgttgttgtctgagcgtgctgttcttgtggttttggttgttgttgttcttgttgtgtgtgcgtgctgttgttttggttgtggttgttgttgtgtgtgcgtgctgttgtttttgttgtgtgtgtgtactgttgttcttgttgttgctattattgttgttgtgtgcgtgctgttgtttttgttgttgttgttcttgttgtgcttgttgttgttggtgttgttgtttttgttgtgtgtgcgtgctgttgttgttgttgttgttgatgtgtatgcgtactcttgttgttgtttttattgtgtgtgcgtgttgtttttgttctgtgtgcgtactgttgttgctgttgttgttgtgtgtgcatggtgttgttcatgttgtcgttgtgtgtgcgtggtgttgtttttgttgtgtgtgcgtgctcttgtTCTGGTTttggttcgtgttgttgttgttgttgttgttgtgtgtgcgtgctgttgttgtttttgtttttgttgtgtgtgcgtgctgttggtcttgttgttgtgtttgcgtactgttgttcttgtagtttgcgagctgttgttgttgttgttgttgttgttcttgtcgtgctcgttgttggtggtgttgtttttgttgtgtgtgcctgttgttgttgttttgtgtgcgttctgttgtggctgttgttgttgagtgcgtgttgttgttgttgtgtgtgcgtactgttgttgtggttgttgtttttgttttgtgtgcgtattgttgttgttgatgtttctgcgtacttttgttattgttgttgttgttgtgtgtgcatggtgttgtttttgtttttgtttttcgttgtttttgttatatgcacgcgcgtgctgttgttgtggttgtggttgttgttgttgttgttcttgtttgtgcatgtcgttgtggttgtggttgttgttgatgttgttgtgtgtgcgtgctgttgtggtttttgttgttgtctgcccCTGCTGTTGTTCTGGTTTTGGttcgtgttgttcttgttgtgtgtgcgtgctgttgttgttgttgttggttttgttgtgtgtgcgtattgttgctgttgttattgtgtgtgcgtactgttgttgctgttgtttttgtgtgtgcatggtgttgttcttgttctcgttgttgtgtgtgcgtgctgttgttgtggttttggttcttgttgttgttattcttgttgtgtgtgcgtgctgtttaggttgtggttgttgttgttgttgtgtgtgtgtactgttgttcttgttgctattgttgttgttgtgtgcgtgctgttgttgtttttgttgttgttgttcttgttgtgcctgttgttgttggtgttgtttttgttgtgtgtgcaggaCTGACACTACAGGTCTTTACAGTGATATCAGGACTAATATTCTAGGCCTTTACAGTGATCTGAGGACTAACACTACACgtatgtacagtgatctcagcactaacactacatgtgtgtacagtgatctcagaacTAACACAATAGGTGTGTAGAGTGATGTCAAgggtaacactacaggtgtgtagagTGATGTCAGTACTAACACTACAGGCGTGTAGAGTGACCTCAGGACTAACACTAGAGGTGTGTATAGTGATCTTAGGACTAACACTATCGgtatgtacagtgatgtcaggactaacactacaggtgtgtacagtgatctcaggaccaacactacaggtatgtacagtgatgtcagaactaacactataggtgtgtacagtgatgtcacggctaacactacaggtgtgtacagtgatgtgagaactaacactacaggtgtgtacagtgatgtcatgaCTTACACTACAGGTGTGCATTGTGATCTCATGACTAACAATAACGGTAtacacagtgatgtcaggactaacacttcaggtgtgtacagtgatctcaggactaacactacaggtgtttaCAGTGATATCagcactaacactacaggtataTACAGCGATGTCAATACAAACAATTCAGATATGTAcattgatctcaggactaacactacaggtgtgcaCAGTGttgtcaggactaacactgcaAGTGTGTGTCGAGATcacaggactaacactacaggtttgtgtcgtgatctcaggactaacactacagttgttttcagtgatgtcaggactaatactacaggtgtgtacagtaatGCCAAGACTAACACTACAGTTGTGTGCAGTGATCTCACGACTAAcagtacaggtgtgtgcagtgatatCAGGGGaatactacaggtgtgtacagtgatgtcaggactaacactacaggtgtgtatagtGATGTCTGTACTATGCTCAGGAAAGAAcgaaagccgtccagaaacaacttaacagtattgctcaatggtgcaaagacacaggaccttccatcaatccagcgaaagcccaaacgttgctgtgcaccctgaacaacagaaccgcgagcaaatcaccaccttctgtgtcattcgatgggattcagatcgagaaaactgaatgcctacgctacctaggaatacacttcgacaggatgctgaacttcagaaaacatacggaaaatattgttctcaaatgcaaaaaaggcctttcagtcttaaaggcaatggcaaccaaaggtattgaacaacgccacctcttcctgctataccaatcactcgtcctcagtatgatcgactacggacttgggctaacaacaccgtctcaaagcaacctcctaaaattagaaattcaaaatgaagctatgaggctgatccttggaacaacaaaagacacgcccacagaaaccatgcgatacctgcttgaccttccttcagtgcaggccagaaacaagttagagcaggtcaagacctacttcaaagcattagaaaaccctcaaaacccactgcatgacacagtcaaagaaccaaaaggcagccgtctaggacgaggaagatcatggatggggcaagcagaagacacaatccagctagtatgccgactgcaagacctgaaagaaacaaaagaatgggagaaaacccccgaaaacctcaaccatctattcaacacagccatttcacccactctaggaagacattgtcaggaatggctagagggcaaaactgatgcggaagtgaagctactcatagaagaaaacaataaagaagaggacatcatcatatacacagatggctcagtcaccaaagaccaatccggttggggattcactgcgaaacaaaatggaaaaacagggaagagaatgctgcctacaaagtcacaacctccagcctaacgatggaagttgaagctgtgacacatgccctccagtggctatcgtccatccatacgcccggaaaccaacatgccatgattctaaccaactcaatgaacctcatacagaaaattgaaaacggaatgggaagcccagagtggcataaggcaatgcgcaactttcagataaaaaaaaaaactcacacggtcatactgcccgggacatgcaggagttaagggaaatgagcgagctgacagacttgctggtaacgcaactccaacgagcggcctacatctaggaaaatcggaaatcctcatcaaagtcaaagaatataaaaaaagaacaggtacaaggccatcacaccatcgatcgcatcaaagaaataaaagcagagagagagagcggccgtaagtctaacatgaaaggtagagcacgatgctttgctcatcaaacaaatatcggcatcatttccaaaccaacattgcgcaaatttcttcaaaacggaacagagtctctgtgggcttttccaaatacaacagactgagcaacacacaagacgccacgttcttggcatcagagatcttttcccatccctcttgcgcccaatcagtggcagcctctgtgcgtgtgtgtatgtgtgtgtttgtgtgtatgtgtgggtctgtgtttttgggtgcgtttgtgcatgcgtgagagtgtaagtgtacacaagtgtcaggagagttctgtgcatgtgtgtgtgtgtgtgtgtgtgtgtgtgtgtgtgtgtgtgtgtgtgtgtgtgttgtgtgtgtgagggggaggtgggggtgcagggaggaggtgaggtagaggatgaggtatgtgagtgtatgcatgcctacactgtgggagcaacaggatattggaacgtatatattatatatatatctttgtatatatgtgtgtggggttgggggtgggagatatgggcgtgtgtgtgtgtgcttgtacaagtaagcgttcatctgtgtgtttgtgtgtgtgtgtgtgtgtgtgtgtgtgtgtgtgtgtgtgtgtgccgtggaagctgcgatatatagactagaaatgagtgtgtggaggaagactagaaatgagtgtatggaggagggggtagaggaggtgcagggtaatttgtagtgtgtgtgtgtgtgtgtgtgtgtgtgtgtgtgtgtgtgtgtgtgtcggagctcatgtacgtttatatgtatttgactgtgctttcatatctgtgaaactgcgtttttggggcatatctgttatacatgtgtgggtgtatgtgtgaatgtgtgtcttcatttttttatatttgcttatttatcatcattgttgtcttatttatttaattatttattttttattattattactattattattattattattattattattattattatcttatcattattttcattactactacctttttttatatcataattattatttatttatgtaagcttatctatatatattttttttttttctcaaggcctgactaagcgcgtttggttacgctgatggtcaggcatctgcttggcagatgtggtgtaacgtatatggatttgtccgaacgcattgacgcctccttgagctactgaaactgaaactgtactaacAGTACAGGTGTGTGCAATGATGTCAGgtctaacactacaggtgtttaCAGTAATTTCAGAAATAACACTATAGGTGAGTACAGTGATGTCAAGACTAAAACTACATGTTAGTATACTACAGTTGTGTGGCATGATGTCAGGATTAAAgttacaggtgtgtacagtgatctcaggaatAACACTACAGATGTTTGAaatgatgtcaggactaacactatatCATGACTGTTATTACAGGTGTGTGTCGTGatttcaggactaacactacaaaTGTGTAAAGTGATGTcatgactaacactacaggtgtttgtcttgatctcaggactaacactacaggtgtgtaccgtgatgtcaggactaacactagaGGTGTGTACATTGATCTCAAGACAAACActacaggtatgtacagtgatatcaggactaacactacaggtatgtacagtgatctcaggactaacactacaggtatgtacagtgatatCAGGAGTATcgctacaggtgtgtacagtgatgtgagCACTAACACTATAGGTGTTTCCAGTGATGTCAGGACAAACACAGCAGGTGTTTACAGTGATATCAGGACTAATACTACAGATGTGTCATGATCACAGGAATAACACCACAGATGTGTCATGATcacaggactaacactacagatgTGTCATGATcacaggactaacactacaggtctGTACAGTGATATCAGGACTAGCACTCCAGGCCTGTACAGTGATCTGAGGAATAACACTACACTTATGTAcaatgatctcaggactaacattaCATGTGTGTACAGTCATGTCAGAACTAACACtataggtgtgtacagtgatgtcaaggctaacactacaggtgtgtacagtgatgtcagtactAACACAACAGGTGTCTACAGTGATTTCAAGATAAACTCGACAGGTGTGTATAGTGATCTCAGGACAAACACTACCGGTATGTaaagtgatgtcaggactaacactacaggtgtctcAAGTGATGTGAAGACTAACACTACAAGTGTTTACAGTgatatcaggactaacactacaggtgtgtgaggactaacactacaggtgtgtacagtgatgtcagtactAGCACTGCAGGTCTCTATAGTGATCTGAGGACTGACACtataggtgtgtacagtgatctcaggactaacactacaggtgtgtacagtcatGTCAGTACTGACACTACAGGTgtatacagtgatctcaggattAACACTACAAGTGTATGCCGTGATGTcatgactaacactacaggtctGTACAGTGATCTTAGGAGTAACacaacaggtgtgtacagtgatgtaaggactaacactacaggtgtttgTCCTGTTGTCAGgaccaacactacaggtgtgtgcggTGATGTGAGGACTAACACTACATGTgtatacagtgatctcaggattAATACTACAGGTGTTGTATACTGATCTCACGACTAACACGACTGGTATTACAGTGATGTCAGAACTAACACGACAGGTGTGTGAAGTGATCTCAGGacaaacactacaggtgtgtacagtcatGTCAGTACTGACATAACAGTTGTGTACAGTCATCTCAGGtttaacactacaggtgtgtgcagtgatgtcagcACTAACACTACagttgtgtacagtgatctcaggaatAACACTACAAGTGTGTGTTGTGATCTCagtactaacactacaggtgtgtacagtgatctcagggctaacacgaaagtgtgtgtggtgatctcaggactaacactacaggtgtgtacagtgatgtaaGGACTAACACTAGAGGTGTGTGTCGTGATTTCaggaccaacactgcaggtgtgtgcagtgatgtgagGACTAACACTGAAGGTGTATACaatgatgtcaggactaacactacaggtgtgtctcgtgatgtcaggactaacactacagatgtgtacagtgatctcaggactaacactatagGTGTGTACACTTATACCAGGCCTAACACTATAGCTGTGTACAGtaatctcaggactaacactaaaaGTGTGTATAGTTATGTCAGGACTAATACTACAGGTGTATGCCGTGATCTCAGGACTATgcctacaggtgtgtacagtgaaatcaggactaacactacaggtattTTCACTGATCTcaagactaacactacaggtgtttaCAGTGATATCAGGACTAACATACAGGTGTGTACAAttatctcaggactaacacttaACGTACTTACAGTGATTTCAGGACTATCgcaacaggtgtgtacagtgatatgaggactaacactacaggtgtgtccaGTGATgtgaggactaacactacaggtatttatagtgatgtcaggactaacactacagctGTGTACAATGATCTcacgactaacactacaggtgtgtacagtgatgtcagtactAGCTCTCCAGGTCTGTACAGTGATCTGAGAAATAACACTACATGTATGTACAGTGATCCCAGGACTTACATTACAGGTGTGTTGAGTGATCTGATAACTAACACTATTGATGTGTAAAGTGATGTCAAGGctgacactacaggtgtgtgcagtgat is a genomic window containing:
- the LOC143278178 gene encoding uncharacterized protein LOC143278178, with the protein product MSVCAPIFFSVLLFGDLRTNTIGMYSDVRTNTTGVYSDLRTVCVYSDISTNTTGIYSDVNTNNSDMYIDLRTNTTGPTLQVCAVM